GACGACGCGTTCTTTATCTTGAGCTTTACGATGGGCTTTACCTCCTGCTTTTCAAGCCCCTCAAGAAGCCCCTTTATCTCCTCAACGCTGTTGACAGACTCGTAAATAAATTCCCTCTGCTTTATCTCCCTGAAGCTCACACCCCCCTTTTCAAGGTCGAGCTCAAAGTACCCCTTGCTTACCTCTGACTCCTTCTTGTTTAGCTGCGTTGCAACCGTGCTTCCGGGCATCAGAAGCTTTGACTCGCCAACCTTTACCTCATTATGCCAGTGGATGTGGCCGTTTACGATATAATCAAAGCCCACCGGCAGGTCAGCAATCTTGAGGTAAACATCCTCCAGGTCAGAATAGACAAACGGCTCGATGTTCTGGTGCATGACCAGTATGTTTATCGCGCCCGGTACTGGTTGTGGGTTCCATGCGGAAAGCACGCCCCGGGCATACTTTTCAGGCACATAGCTCATGCCGTGTATCACAACGGTTTTGCCGCCGATGTCAAAAACAACCTTCTTGCAGTGCAGGTTCACGAGAAGCCCCGCCTGGTCAAGCGCCTGCACGGGGTTTACAAGCTCCGCCCTCCTTTCATGGTTTCCATAGACAGATATGAAGGGAATCCCGTCTAGGGCGCGGGGGCTGATGTCCTTGTCGCAGCCGATAAACTTTGCCTTGCTTCCGTACTTGGTTTTCAGCTTCGACAAAAAGTGCATGCCTTCCGAAAAGACCTCAAGCCGTGGGACACGGGAATCGAAGAGATCTCCAGCAAAGATTATCAGGTCAACATTCTCTCTGGAAAGTATGTCGTCGAGCACAAAATAGGCGTCCTTCTCCCTCTCCGAGTTGTAGTCATAGCCAAGATGGAAGTCTGAGGCGATTAGAATCATAACTAGAGCTTTTTTTAGTAAAGTTAAATTCAGCGCAAGTTCACTAAATCTGAAGCCGATGGAAGCAAAAATTAATTCCCTCGCAGGGTTTAGCGTAGCAGGGGTAAGTAAGCGAGCGTCCACAGGGTTCGCCATACATATCAAAAATCCGGGCTCCATTATAGCCCGCAGTTGCAAGAGTCGCGCCAAAAGCTTCTATTGGAAGCCGGTACCTCATACCTTCAGAAACCGTGCCTGCAGGATTCGCCACCAAGGCAAAATCAGGGTCTGAGTAACTGTCGCCTACATACTCAGAAACCCTCACGCAGGTAGGCACAGTATTTCCTCCAGCAAGGAGGGGGTAAATTGTGTCAAGGCACTCTGGAGACTGTGAAACTGGATAAAGAGACCCTTCAGAAATTACTGCTGCCATAGCACCCTCTAGAGAATTCCTGACGCCCGAGACAATCCCAATCCTTCCGTTAGAGGTAAGCTCTGTAAGCTCATCCACTCTGGAATCGCGATACAAAAACTCGGCCTTTCTGCTTTTCTTTCCTTTCTTGCCCTTCTTTGCGGGTAATTTGAACAGGTCAAGCTTGCCTTCCGGCAAAACAAAAAACCGCCCCTGGAATCCGCCATAAGGCCGATTATCTCTGCCCAATCGTTCCTGCAGGGTCCGGTTTGCACTGCATACAAATCTACCGAGCCCATAATAAGGAGGATTCATGCAAGCCAGACTATTGCTTCATCTGATTTGCGTTTTTCAGCGCGTCTTCGATTGCCTGGATGAAGTTTGTGCGGGAGTGTGTTTTTCCCCTCGTCTTTATCCTGACATCCTTGATTCCTGCTATCTCAAAAAGCTTCTTCATCTCGTCAGTTACACACAAGCCCAATCCCTTGGGGGCGGGCATAAGCTTTACCTCAACAGAGCCGGACTTTCCGTAGGTTGTAAATGGAATCGAATGGCCCTGCCCACAACTGCACTCCCAGGAGCCGCAGCCCTTCTTGACAGGGAACATGTTAAGCTTTGCGTTCCGGAGGGATTTTTCCCTTGCCGCCTTGTTCGAACTGGCCTTTCCGACGCCTATTCCGACATAGCCCCTCGGGTCGCCGACAATTGTCATCATGGAAACGCTGGTTCTTCTTCCGGATTTGTGCACCCGGACAGTCCTCCTGCTTGGCCTCCTCTGGATACCCCCTCCCTTTCCAGGGCTTCCACCAATAAGGATCGTGTTTTCGGCAATGCCTGGGAACAGGATATCTATAATTTCCGGCTCCCTTATGACCTGCCCACTCTCAAAAAGCTCTTCAAGAGTCATCTCACCATTTTTAACCATCATGCCAAGCTTGGTCTTTGGAGCCCATTCAACCTCTTCTCCTTCCTCTCCGGCAAAGACTTCAGGAACCGCCGCCTTCTCTGGTGCGGATTCCTCAATGATTTCATCGTCGCCCTCGCCAACCGCCTCAAGCTCTTCCTCAACCTCAGGGTTTCCTTTTTCAATTTCCTCTTCAGTTGGGCCCTTGGTACAGTAAACTTCAGGCATCTTTATGCTGTCTACAGCCCCCTTTGGCTTTCTTGGCTTTGCCGCCTTTTTTGGCTTTTCAACTGCAGAAGCGACAGGCGCATCCTTAATTTCAATTTCATCCTTCACTATTTTTTTACTTACCATAATTATCTAAAATTTTTTGTTTTACTGCTTCAAAATCCTTTGAAACGTCCTCGGAGATATGCCTTCCTGAGAGCCGGTCATCGGAGGGCATCTTCTCGTCTGACATAGGAACTTCAAGCCCGGAATCGGCAAGTCCCTTCAAAACCGCAAAATACCTGTTTCCAGTGGTCTTTCTTGCAACGCCCATGTCAAAAACGGCGCCCTTTACCTTGTTTTTCTTGCAGAAAAGCCCAAAATAAAGCCCTGAAAGGTAACAGGCAGGAATGCTGTTTTTCGAGTGCTTCCAGCCCATTCCTTCAAGCTTTTTGGAAGTAAATGCGAAAGTTGTCTTGTCAGAGCTGCCAATTGCGCCAGAAGGGGCATATTCGACAACCTGCAGGGTGACAAAATTATTGGTTATTCTTGCCGCAATTCGCGGCATTTTTGATTTCAAAAGAGCAAGTCGCCTCTTATAATTGGTCTTTTCTTCTCCCCTTCGCTTGAGAGGCAACAGCTTCGGTCTCATTTTCTTAATTCAATTTAAACTTTAAATCACCTACCATATCCTTCAAACGACCATATCCTGAGCAAAAGCCCAAAAACTATTTAAAAGTGAGAAGGTATTATGGCAAGAAAAGTCTATGAAAGCCCCTTTGCTCCTGCCTTATATACCAAAATAGGCGAGGTTTTGAAAGAGTCCAATGGCCTTTTGCCCATTGGCAGAGAAGACCCTGTTTATCTATGGGCAGACAGTTTGAGTGGAAATGTTTGGGGGGGAGCATTCGTGCCTTCCAGCGAGCTTCGGCCAGGAATGAAAATAGAAAACCTAGATTGGCTCAAAAACCAATGGATAATTCTCTTCGCGCCAGAGCTTAGCCCGGAAGACTGCTGGAAAGACTACATTAGTAAAAAATATAGGAGTCTTCATTTCAACGAAGGGCTCGAAATTGTGCCGGCATACAGCTATGCAGTGCTTACTTACCCTTCCAAACAGGCATCATCTCCAAGCGGCCCTCTTGAGCTTACGTGGTATTCTGGTAGGAATGACGAAGCAGTTCCAATACTGAGAGAAAATCCAGGAAACACTTGCCTCAACGAAGTTGTAGACTGGCCGGAAGATCTGAGAAAATACAATAACCGCGTAAAGGACCATGGACTTGGTTACCGTGGGACAAACGAGGGTGCATTGAAGTTCCAAAGACCTCGCAGAAAGGCCTGAGCCGAAAAATAAAGAGAACTTATATTTGGGAGACAATTATGAGGTCCATTCCTGTAGATAGCCCGGCAAACCGTATCTTGTATCGTAAGATTGGGAGAGTCTACCCGGCGTCCAATGAGCTGACACCAGAAAGCAAAAATCCTGAAAATAGCAGGCCTGTGTACATTGAGGCACGCAGATGGAATTCTACCAGTACCCCTGCAACGTTTAGATTTCTGGACGAACCTGCCCTAAATAACGAACCTATAGACTACCTGTATAAACTTAGGAGGAATACGACACTGCTAATCGCCCCAAATCTTAGCCCGGAAGAATGCATGAAGAGGCATGTCAAAAGGAAGCAGGGGTACGAATTCAATGGAGGCCTCCTCATAGAGGAAGCTCCCAATATAACTATTCTTACTCTCGAAAAGCCCTATGTGCTTGGCTACGTTCAGGACACTGTAGATTCCAGGATGAATCCCACTCTGCTGGAAAATCCCACCCATCTAGACCTGACAGAATACCGTAATGAGATGAGACTCTTAAATAACCGGCTGTACCGTGACGGAAAAAGCTGCTTTGGAGACCTAAGAGATCGTGGCAAAGCAAAGACTATTTAAAAGTAATTTATGAAACTGGAAGAAAGATACCGCCCCGGAAAAGAAATCGAACTGCGGCCGATAATTGGTTCAGTTGTAACCTCAGTTGAAGAAGACCGAGGTCGGCTCGTTTTTGAAAATGGGCGCAAGCTCTATGTTCATCCTTTACCCGAAAAAAGACCTGACTACTTTGCGCTTACCAACCGGCCGGTTAGAGATGAACAAGGTGTGACTTGGCTAGATGACCTTCTGGGACAAAAAATACTGAAAGTCGCGGATACCTCGCGGCGGGGGCGCTACATAGAGGAAACCCTGTACCAGAAAATCCTGG
The sequence above is drawn from the Candidatus Aenigmatarchaeota archaeon genome and encodes:
- a CDS encoding DNA repair exonuclease; translated protein: MILIASDFHLGYDYNSEREKDAYFVLDDILSRENVDLIIFAGDLFDSRVPRLEVFSEGMHFLSKLKTKYGSKAKFIGCDKDISPRALDGIPFISVYGNHERRAELVNPVQALDQAGLLVNLHCKKVVFDIGGKTVVIHGMSYVPEKYARGVLSAWNPQPVPGAINILVMHQNIEPFVYSDLEDVYLKIADLPVGFDYIVNGHIHWHNEVKVGESKLLMPGSTVATQLNKKESEVSKGYFELDLEKGGVSFREIKQREFIYESVNSVEEIKGLLEGLEKQEVKPIVKLKIKNASSIDLNLIEKTYSDKAIMVFQREVTRSFDEQKTEILRKQMSAEEYGLTLIKEKSKLDFADELLEFILDENLDGVEKILRKGFEQKLLDSKSSTELVA
- the rpsE gene encoding 30S ribosomal protein S5; this encodes MVSKKIVKDEIEIKDAPVASAVEKPKKAAKPRKPKGAVDSIKMPEVYCTKGPTEEEIEKGNPEVEEELEAVGEGDDEIIEESAPEKAAVPEVFAGEEGEEVEWAPKTKLGMMVKNGEMTLEELFESGQVIREPEIIDILFPGIAENTILIGGSPGKGGGIQRRPSRRTVRVHKSGRRTSVSMMTIVGDPRGYVGIGVGKASSNKAAREKSLRNAKLNMFPVKKGCGSWECSCGQGHSIPFTTYGKSGSVEVKLMPAPKGLGLCVTDEMKKLFEIAGIKDVRIKTRGKTHSRTNFIQAIEDALKNANQMKQ
- a CDS encoding 50S ribosomal protein L18; amino-acid sequence: MRPKLLPLKRRGEEKTNYKRRLALLKSKMPRIAARITNNFVTLQVVEYAPSGAIGSSDKTTFAFTSKKLEGMGWKHSKNSIPACYLSGLYFGLFCKKNKVKGAVFDMGVARKTTGNRYFAVLKGLADSGLEVPMSDEKMPSDDRLSGRHISEDVSKDFEAVKQKILDNYGK